A section of the Deltaproteobacteria bacterium genome encodes:
- a CDS encoding cysteine--tRNA ligase, translated as MTLRIYNTLTGRKEEFAPINPPKVGIYTCGVTVYDYCHIGHARAAVAFDTVRRYMEFKGYDVTFVRNYTDIDDKIIKKSSEEGRNWKRIAETYISAHDEDMEALGVRRADHVPRATGHIGDIIKLVRRLVDKGYGYEIEGDVYFEVARFKPYGRLSGRDPDDMRAGARIEVDERKKDPLDFALWKSSKPGEPWWNSPWGRGRPGWHIECSAMSSALLGQPFDIHGGGKDLIFPHHENEIAQSEAAAGKEFVRYWMHNGFVNVDSEKMSKSLGNFFTIREVLEKFSAPVIRLFLLSTHYRSPLDFSDRNLDEARVRYERFMNLFARAGRYVPDDREPDRAEAESLRVLEEEAEPAFIRAMDDDFNSAAALGHLFSVLPVINSVLDRADSEGHSVSGAWKGEMDRFFTRLGGPLGLFEAGLDEGAAYLGAGRRTGDGNFQEAMALAVRRDAARKEKDWAQADRLRGRIADLGFTVQDTPQGPVLVPIGRKA; from the coding sequence ATGACCCTTCGCATTTACAACACCCTGACAGGACGGAAAGAGGAGTTCGCTCCCATAAATCCTCCCAAGGTGGGCATCTACACCTGCGGTGTGACGGTCTACGACTACTGTCACATCGGGCACGCCAGGGCCGCAGTGGCGTTTGACACGGTCCGAAGGTACATGGAGTTCAAAGGCTACGATGTGACCTTCGTCAGGAACTACACCGACATTGACGACAAGATCATTAAAAAGAGCAGTGAGGAAGGTCGGAACTGGAAGAGGATCGCCGAGACCTACATTAGTGCCCACGATGAGGACATGGAGGCGCTTGGGGTAAGGCGGGCGGACCACGTACCCAGAGCTACGGGGCACATTGGGGATATCATAAAACTGGTCCGACGCCTCGTGGATAAGGGCTACGGGTACGAGATTGAGGGGGATGTCTACTTCGAGGTCGCGAGGTTCAAGCCGTACGGCAGGCTTTCCGGGAGAGATCCGGACGATATGAGGGCAGGGGCCAGGATAGAGGTTGATGAGCGAAAGAAAGATCCCCTGGATTTCGCCCTCTGGAAATCATCGAAGCCGGGCGAGCCCTGGTGGAACAGCCCCTGGGGGCGGGGGCGTCCCGGCTGGCATATTGAGTGTTCGGCCATGTCATCCGCTCTGCTGGGTCAGCCCTTCGACATCCACGGGGGCGGGAAAGACCTCATCTTTCCTCACCACGAAAACGAGATCGCCCAGTCCGAGGCCGCAGCCGGCAAGGAGTTCGTCAGGTATTGGATGCACAACGGCTTCGTCAATGTCGACAGCGAGAAGATGTCCAAATCGCTCGGCAACTTCTTCACCATCCGGGAGGTACTGGAAAAGTTTTCCGCGCCGGTCATCCGCCTGTTCCTCCTGTCGACCCATTACCGGAGTCCCCTGGATTTTTCAGACCGGAACCTGGACGAGGCCCGGGTCAGGTACGAGAGGTTCATGAATCTTTTCGCCAGGGCGGGTCGCTATGTGCCGGATGATCGTGAGCCGGACAGGGCGGAGGCGGAGTCTCTCAGGGTTCTTGAGGAGGAGGCCGAACCGGCTTTCATCCGGGCTATGGACGACGACTTCAACTCCGCGGCAGCGCTGGGACACCTCTTTTCGGTTCTTCCGGTCATCAACAGTGTGCTGGACAGGGCCGACTCGGAGGGGCACTCGGTATCGGGGGCGTGGAAAGGAGAAATGGACCGGTTTTTCACCCGGCTTGGCGGTCCGCTGGGGCTCTTTGAGGCCGGCCTTGATGAGGGGGCGGCCTATCTGGGTGCGGGCCGGAGGACCGGGGACGGCAATTTTCAAGAGGCTATGGCCCTGGCAGTCCGGAGGGATGCGGCGAGAAAAGAGAAGGACTGGGCCCAAGCCGACCGACTGAGGGGCCGGATCGCCGATCTGGGTTTCACCGTCCAGGATACCCCCCAGGGGCCGGTTCTGGTGCCCATTGGGCGGAAAGCCTGA
- the rlmB gene encoding 23S rRNA (guanosine(2251)-2'-O)-methyltransferase RlmB, which yields MMDSEETQILTGRQAVLEALRHRRRALYRLLISRKAETREFERIARGLNIPVRRGEPAELSKVAGSAKHQGVVLECGPLPVFALEEILRFDPPGGQDLLVLCVGIEDPRNLGAIARCMSFLGGRALMIPGKGSSPLSASASRTSAGAMESLPIAVISGAAWACGRLKSSGYQVVGVETGGVALGEWKNVTGKIVLVLGGEDRGLGKGVQKRCDLVVSIPGSGTVGSLNVSVAAGIVLYHVTAGRRQAAAGEGGP from the coding sequence ATGATGGATAGCGAAGAGACCCAGATCCTGACCGGTCGTCAGGCCGTTTTGGAAGCGTTGCGCCATCGCCGCAGGGCCCTGTACCGCCTTTTGATATCGCGAAAGGCAGAGACCCGGGAGTTCGAACGCATAGCCCGCGGTCTGAATATCCCTGTCCGCAGGGGAGAACCCGCCGAGCTCTCCAAGGTCGCGGGGAGCGCTAAACATCAGGGCGTTGTACTGGAGTGCGGTCCTCTCCCTGTGTTCGCACTGGAAGAGATATTGAGGTTCGACCCCCCCGGGGGCCAGGATCTGCTTGTTCTGTGCGTCGGTATTGAGGATCCGCGAAACCTGGGCGCTATCGCCCGGTGCATGTCCTTCCTCGGCGGCAGGGCCCTTATGATTCCGGGAAAAGGCTCGTCGCCCCTCAGCGCGTCTGCGTCCCGAACATCGGCGGGGGCCATGGAAAGTCTGCCGATCGCTGTGATTTCCGGTGCGGCATGGGCGTGCGGACGCCTGAAATCATCAGGATACCAGGTGGTCGGCGTAGAAACCGGGGGTGTCGCCCTCGGTGAATGGAAGAACGTAACCGGCAAAATCGTCCTGGTTCTGGGAGGAGAGGATCGCGGTTTGGGCAAGGGGGTCCAGAAGCGATGCGATCTGGTGGTCTCGATTCCAGGATCCGGAACCGTAGGGTCACTCAATGTGTCCGTGGCCGCGGGCATTGTTCTCTATCATGTGACGGCCGGAAGGAGGCAGGCTGCAGCGGGAGAAGGGGGACCCTGA